A portion of the Chondrinema litorale genome contains these proteins:
- a CDS encoding RecQ family ATP-dependent DNA helicase, producing MTDIKKILYQYWNYTSFRPMQEDIIHAVLDNKDTLALLPTGGGKSICFQVPALVKEGVCIVVSPLIALMKDQVFQLESRGIQAKAIYSGMSQKEIDITLDNAIYGNVKFLYVSPERLKTDIFLARATKMNISLLAIDEAHCISQWGYDFRPPYLEITHFRRMIPEIPCIALTATATEEVREDIQEKLNFGSDAAFFQKSFARNNLSYSVYYEENKEKRMLDILSKVKGSAIVYVRSRKRTKQYADYLSSRNINASYYHAGLSNEERAKRQDDWIHNRKRVIVATNAFGMGIDKPDVRLVIHLDLPDNLEAYYQEAGRAGRDEKKAYAVVLYNKNDLLQLKDNIEISHPSADTIKKVYQALSNYLKIAVGSGYMESYDFDLEDFVKTFQLGYLETYHALKKLEEQNFIQFNESFYSPSRLRILFNHEKLYEFQVANKNADKLIKMLLRVYGGELLNNFININEKKLAELMKMNTFTIQKNLEALNDVGVIAYEQRKDIPQLLFLTERFLANQLPVNKKLLDDRKKSYANKVEAVINYVEDKETCNTAILLRYFGEFTRKECGICGNCIAKKRKSKSVDSALPDLLINTLKKDLLTPEELVDKLGRNRKDEILNTVKILLDNNEVYYTETGRLKPA from the coding sequence ATGACTGACATCAAAAAGATACTGTATCAATACTGGAATTATACTTCCTTCAGGCCTATGCAGGAAGATATTATTCATGCAGTATTAGATAATAAAGATACACTTGCACTACTGCCTACAGGAGGTGGAAAATCGATTTGTTTTCAGGTGCCAGCTTTGGTGAAAGAAGGCGTTTGTATAGTTGTTTCTCCTCTAATTGCATTAATGAAAGATCAAGTATTTCAACTTGAAAGCAGGGGAATACAGGCTAAAGCTATCTATTCAGGAATGAGTCAGAAAGAAATAGACATTACACTAGATAATGCTATTTATGGCAATGTGAAATTTCTATATGTTTCTCCTGAACGCCTTAAAACAGATATTTTTCTTGCCAGAGCAACCAAAATGAATATCAGCTTATTGGCAATAGATGAGGCACATTGTATTTCACAATGGGGATATGACTTTAGACCTCCATATCTTGAAATAACCCATTTCAGGAGAATGATTCCTGAAATACCTTGTATTGCTTTAACCGCGACAGCAACAGAAGAGGTAAGAGAAGATATACAGGAGAAGTTAAATTTTGGGAGTGATGCAGCTTTTTTCCAAAAGAGTTTTGCCAGAAATAATCTTTCTTATTCTGTTTATTATGAAGAAAATAAAGAAAAGAGAATGCTTGATATTCTCTCAAAAGTGAAAGGAAGCGCGATTGTTTATGTGAGAAGTAGAAAGCGAACAAAGCAATATGCAGATTATTTGTCCTCACGAAATATTAATGCAAGTTATTACCATGCTGGCTTAAGTAATGAAGAGCGAGCTAAAAGACAAGATGACTGGATTCATAATAGAAAGAGGGTGATTGTAGCGACCAATGCTTTTGGAATGGGGATTGACAAACCAGATGTTAGGTTAGTAATACATCTTGACCTACCAGATAATTTGGAAGCGTATTATCAGGAAGCGGGAAGAGCAGGACGTGACGAAAAGAAAGCTTATGCAGTAGTTCTTTATAATAAGAATGATTTACTCCAACTGAAAGATAATATTGAGATCTCTCATCCATCAGCAGATACAATCAAAAAGGTTTATCAGGCACTATCAAATTATTTAAAAATTGCAGTTGGAAGTGGCTATATGGAAAGTTACGATTTCGATCTGGAAGATTTTGTAAAGACTTTTCAATTAGGCTATTTGGAAACATACCATGCGCTTAAGAAGCTCGAAGAACAAAATTTTATCCAGTTTAATGAGTCTTTTTATTCTCCCTCACGCTTAAGAATTCTATTTAATCATGAGAAATTGTATGAGTTTCAAGTCGCTAACAAAAATGCAGATAAGTTGATAAAAATGCTTTTACGTGTATATGGAGGCGAATTGCTCAATAATTTTATCAATATCAATGAAAAGAAATTAGCTGAATTGATGAAAATGAATACGTTCACCATTCAGAAAAATTTAGAAGCTTTAAATGATGTAGGAGTAATTGCTTATGAGCAAAGAAAAGATATACCGCAACTACTATTTTTAACTGAACGCTTTCTAGCAAATCAACTACCTGTAAATAAGAAATTACTCGACGATAGAAAAAAATCTTATGCAAACAAAGTAGAAGCTGTAATTAATTATGTAGAAGATAAAGAAACCTGTAACACAGCAATTCTTTTAAGGTATTTTGGCGAATTTACCCGAAAAGAATGCGGCATTTGTGGTAACTGCATTGCTAAAAAAAGGAAGAGTAAATCTGTTGATTCAGCACTTCCAGATTTATTAATTAACACACTAAAAAAAGATTTGCTAACACCAGAAGAGTTGGTAGATAAATTGGGTAGAAATAGAAAAGATGAAATATTAAATACAGTGAAAATACTGCTCGATAACAATGAGGTGTATTATACAGAAACAGGCAGGTTAAAACCTGCCTGA
- a CDS encoding sigma-54-dependent transcriptional regulator → MGKKVNKAGKILIVDDNEDVLKAAKLYLKRHFLQVDVEKDPENIPDLLNNESYDVILLDMNFTKDVSSGHEGFYWLDKILEIDPSAVVVLITAYGGVETAVRAIKEGATDFVLKPWENEKLLATLSSAIKLRESRMELNQLKDKHKQLNTDINSKFQDIIGQSSSMIKIFETIELVAKTDANVLILGENGTGKELIARALHRQSARADEIFMSVDLGAVSEPLFESELFGHVKGAFTDAREERAGRFETASGGTIFLDEIGNLSLPLQAKLLTVLQSRTVTRVGSNKPKAIDIRLICATNMHLYEMVKDNRFRQDLLYRINTIEINLPPLRERIEDIPLLAEHFLSFYVKKYGKHVRSISPSLIKRMQKYHWPGNIRELQHAMERAVIMSQGPVLDADQFFFSGTTLQKQQDKGSEELNLENYDLEKVEKILIRKVLQKHNGNISKAANELGLTRSSLYRRLEKYEL, encoded by the coding sequence ATGGGTAAAAAAGTAAACAAAGCAGGAAAAATATTAATAGTAGATGATAATGAAGATGTTTTAAAAGCTGCCAAGCTATATTTAAAAAGACATTTTTTACAGGTTGATGTTGAAAAAGATCCCGAAAATATCCCAGATCTTCTTAATAATGAATCTTATGATGTGATTCTACTAGATATGAATTTCACTAAAGATGTTAGTAGTGGACATGAGGGATTTTACTGGTTAGACAAAATTCTTGAAATAGATCCATCGGCGGTTGTAGTCTTAATTACTGCTTACGGAGGTGTAGAAACAGCTGTAAGAGCTATTAAAGAAGGTGCAACTGACTTCGTACTTAAGCCGTGGGAAAATGAAAAATTACTGGCAACTCTTTCTTCTGCTATCAAACTGAGAGAGTCGCGTATGGAATTAAATCAGCTAAAAGACAAACATAAACAACTTAATACAGATATAAACAGCAAGTTTCAAGATATTATAGGGCAGAGCTCTTCAATGATAAAGATATTTGAAACAATAGAACTTGTTGCTAAAACTGATGCTAATGTTTTAATTTTAGGTGAGAATGGAACCGGTAAAGAGCTAATAGCCAGAGCATTACACAGACAATCTGCAAGAGCTGATGAAATTTTTATGAGTGTAGATTTAGGCGCAGTAAGTGAACCCCTGTTTGAAAGTGAGCTATTTGGTCATGTTAAAGGAGCTTTTACAGATGCACGTGAAGAAAGAGCAGGTAGGTTCGAAACAGCATCTGGTGGAACAATCTTTTTAGATGAAATTGGAAATTTATCTCTACCCCTACAAGCAAAATTACTAACTGTTTTACAAAGCAGAACTGTAACACGAGTTGGCTCTAACAAACCAAAAGCTATTGATATTAGGTTAATCTGTGCCACCAATATGCATTTATATGAAATGGTGAAAGACAATAGGTTTAGACAAGATTTGCTATATCGTATAAATACCATTGAAATAAACTTACCACCACTCAGAGAAAGAATTGAGGACATCCCACTATTAGCAGAACATTTTCTTAGTTTTTATGTAAAAAAATACGGTAAACATGTAAGATCAATTAGTCCATCTTTAATTAAAAGGATGCAAAAATACCATTGGCCAGGAAATATTAGGGAATTGCAACATGCAATGGAAAGAGCCGTAATTATGAGCCAAGGTCCTGTTTTAGATGCAGATCAGTTTTTCTTTAGTGGAACCACATTACAAAAACAGCAAGATAAAGGAAGTGAAGAATTAAATCTGGAAAACTACGATTTAGAGAAAGTTGAAAAGATTTTGATTCGAAAAGTCTTACAAAAGCATAATGGAAATATTAGTAAAGCGGCGAATGAATTAGGACTTACACGTTCTTCACTTTACAGGAGATTAGAAAAATATGAACTTTAA
- a CDS encoding undecaprenyl-diphosphate phosphatase, whose product MSIIDAIILGIIQGLTEFLPVSSSGHLELGKAILGQELEAGLLFSVVLHAATALSTIVIFWKDIYEVIGGLFAFKWNESWQFAVKIIISMVPVFFVGVFLKDEIELLFGGQILLVGSMLVLTGFLLLLTNYFGNKEGEDVNFFQALLIGVSQAIAVLPGISRSGATISTALILGVGKAQAARFSFLMVLVPILGATILELKDYFEATEATQTVGVTALVAGFVVAFLTGLVACTWMINLVKKGKLAYFAIYCFIVGAIAIIYTLI is encoded by the coding sequence ATGAGCATCATTGACGCAATCATATTAGGAATAATTCAAGGATTAACGGAATTTTTACCAGTAAGTAGTAGCGGACATTTAGAACTAGGAAAAGCTATACTCGGCCAAGAATTAGAAGCAGGTTTACTATTTTCGGTTGTATTACACGCTGCAACAGCATTAAGTACTATCGTAATTTTTTGGAAAGATATATATGAAGTTATTGGTGGATTGTTTGCCTTTAAATGGAATGAGTCTTGGCAGTTTGCTGTAAAGATTATTATCTCAATGGTTCCTGTTTTTTTTGTAGGTGTTTTCCTCAAAGATGAAATAGAGTTATTGTTTGGCGGACAGATTCTTTTAGTTGGTTCAATGCTGGTTTTAACAGGATTTTTATTGCTGTTAACCAACTATTTTGGAAATAAAGAAGGAGAGGATGTGAATTTTTTCCAGGCTTTATTAATTGGAGTTTCGCAAGCAATTGCTGTTTTACCAGGTATATCAAGATCTGGGGCTACTATTTCTACTGCATTAATTTTAGGTGTAGGTAAAGCACAAGCAGCTAGGTTTTCCTTTTTAATGGTATTGGTACCAATTTTAGGAGCTACAATTCTAGAATTAAAAGACTATTTTGAAGCTACAGAGGCTACTCAAACAGTAGGTGTAACAGCGCTTGTTGCAGGTTTTGTTGTTGCTTTTTTAACTGGTCTGGTAGCATGTACATGGATGATTAATTTGGTGAAGAAAGGTAAACTTGCTTACTTTGCCATTTATTGTTTCATCGTAGGTGCAATAGCGATCATCTACACACTAATCTGA
- a CDS encoding bifunctional riboflavin kinase/FAD synthetase: protein MEVHYGVETFKNKAKSIVTSGTFDGLHFGHQKILTRLIELAKTEQGESVVLTFWPHPRLVLKKDYTIKLLSTLEEKIKLFHKFDIDHLVIIPFNKSFSKLSSLEFIQQILMDAVGTKKLVIGYDHRFGKNREGGFEYLQANATKFGFEVEEISKQEIDEIAVSSTKIRNALNNGEIGTANHYLGRKYELTGKVVHGKKLGRTIGFPTANIEVPSENKLIPKDGIYAVDVIVDNIVYQGMLNIGFNPTVDDSGSRFIEVNIFEFDSDIYGEEITILFCKYLREEEKFDSVETLKQQLKKDQIDALAYFSGL, encoded by the coding sequence ATGGAAGTACATTATGGTGTTGAGACCTTTAAAAATAAAGCCAAATCAATAGTTACCAGTGGAACTTTTGATGGGCTACACTTCGGACATCAAAAAATCTTAACAAGGTTAATAGAGTTGGCTAAAACTGAACAAGGTGAGAGTGTGGTGCTTACCTTTTGGCCACATCCAAGATTAGTTTTAAAGAAAGATTATACCATTAAGTTGCTTTCTACACTAGAGGAGAAAATTAAGCTTTTCCATAAGTTTGATATAGATCATTTAGTTATTATCCCCTTCAATAAGTCTTTTTCTAAGCTAAGTTCTTTAGAGTTTATCCAACAAATTCTGATGGATGCTGTTGGTACAAAAAAACTAGTAATAGGCTACGATCATCGCTTCGGAAAGAATAGAGAAGGAGGGTTTGAATATCTTCAAGCAAATGCAACAAAATTTGGATTTGAGGTGGAAGAGATTTCTAAACAGGAAATTGATGAGATTGCAGTAAGCTCCACAAAAATTAGAAATGCTTTAAATAATGGCGAGATAGGTACAGCAAATCATTATTTGGGTAGAAAATATGAGTTAACTGGAAAAGTAGTTCATGGGAAAAAATTGGGTAGAACTATTGGGTTTCCAACAGCAAATATCGAAGTTCCTTCAGAAAACAAGCTAATTCCCAAAGATGGTATTTATGCAGTGGATGTGATAGTTGATAACATAGTTTATCAAGGAATGCTTAATATCGGTTTTAATCCGACTGTAGATGATAGTGGCAGCAGGTTTATTGAAGTAAATATTTTTGAATTTGATAGTGATATTTATGGAGAAGAAATCACTATTTTATTTTGTAAATATTTAAGAGAAGAAGAAAAATTCGATAGTGTAGAAACTTTGAAACAACAATTAAAAAAAGACCAGATAGATGCTTTAGCATACTTTTCCGGTCTTTAA
- a CDS encoding DUF3098 domain-containing protein codes for MKETNSKSLIFTSHNYKLMFIGLVVLFSGFLIMSLDGEEFGFGFLGITLGPIVVLAGFVIQFFAILSKGKDEKKDVENTDKK; via the coding sequence ATGAAAGAAACAAATAGCAAAAGTCTCATTTTTACAAGTCACAATTATAAGCTGATGTTTATTGGTCTTGTAGTACTTTTTTCTGGCTTTTTAATAATGAGTCTTGACGGAGAAGAATTTGGTTTTGGATTTTTAGGGATAACCTTAGGGCCAATTGTAGTTTTAGCAGGTTTTGTAATACAATTTTTTGCAATATTGTCTAAAGGAAAAGACGAAAAGAAAGACGTAGAAAATACCGATAAGAAGTAA
- a CDS encoding metallophosphoesterase family protein, with protein sequence MMIVINILQNFLGKLNGSSEQYEASTGFSYSVKVQKPETGRRFVISDIHGCYHSFKQLLKTINLQKEDQLFLLGDYIDRGPNSSGVLNLVIKLIQSGFQVFPLRGNHEQMLLDLEGQDEEVIHWSLSRNNAIDLLESQGKIRQTYLEFCSRLPYIYDLGDYYLVHAGINFNSRKPFKNYEDMLWIRDFEVKEKLLQGKQIVHGHTPIELTYIKNAVKNKSSVIPLDNGCVFSGEYAGLGKLLCLELNSGEIYEQTNIDVVEKEKVAS encoded by the coding sequence ATGATGATAGTGATAAACATACTTCAAAACTTTCTAGGCAAACTTAATGGTTCTTCTGAGCAATATGAAGCATCCACTGGATTTTCATATTCTGTAAAAGTACAAAAACCTGAAACTGGAAGACGCTTTGTAATTTCTGACATCCACGGATGTTACCATTCATTTAAGCAGCTTTTAAAAACAATTAATTTACAGAAAGAAGATCAACTATTCCTGTTGGGTGACTACATAGATAGAGGCCCTAATAGCAGTGGAGTACTTAATCTGGTAATTAAGTTGATTCAATCAGGCTTTCAGGTTTTTCCTCTAAGAGGAAATCACGAACAGATGTTATTAGATCTTGAAGGACAAGATGAAGAAGTAATTCATTGGTCTTTATCAAGAAATAATGCAATCGACCTACTTGAGTCTCAAGGTAAAATTAGACAGACTTATCTTGAATTTTGTAGCAGATTGCCATATATATACGACTTAGGCGATTATTATTTGGTACATGCGGGAATTAACTTTAATTCGCGCAAGCCATTTAAAAATTACGAAGATATGCTGTGGATCAGAGACTTCGAAGTAAAAGAGAAGTTACTGCAAGGCAAGCAAATTGTGCATGGACATACTCCGATTGAACTTACATACATTAAAAATGCTGTAAAAAATAAATCTAGTGTAATACCGCTTGATAACGGTTGCGTTTTTTCAGGTGAGTATGCTGGTTTAGGCAAATTACTTTGTTTAGAGCTAAACTCTGGAGAAATTTACGAGCAAACTAATATTGATGTAGTTGAGAAAGAAAAAGTTGCAAGTTAA
- a CDS encoding fumarylacetoacetate hydrolase family protein: MKIIAIGRNYAAHIEELNNEKPDEPVIFTKPDTAILKNNAPFYYPEFSTDIHHEVEILLRVCKEGKSISPKFAHKYYDAIGLGIDFTARDLQSKAKEKRLPWALAKGFNGSAPISEFVPIEEFKDLKDLNFSLKVNDEVKQQGNTKLMLFSFDEIIVYISKFITLKQGDIIFTGTPEGVGPVQIGDTLEGFIEDKSFFKFDIK; encoded by the coding sequence ATGAAAATTATTGCAATTGGTAGAAACTACGCCGCACATATCGAAGAACTAAACAACGAAAAACCAGATGAGCCAGTAATTTTTACTAAGCCAGATACGGCGATATTAAAAAACAATGCTCCTTTTTACTACCCTGAGTTTTCGACTGATATCCACCACGAAGTAGAGATTTTGCTTCGAGTGTGTAAAGAAGGCAAAAGCATTTCTCCAAAATTTGCACATAAATATTATGATGCAATAGGATTAGGTATCGACTTCACTGCTAGAGACTTACAAAGCAAGGCTAAAGAAAAAAGACTACCTTGGGCTCTAGCAAAAGGCTTTAATGGTTCTGCTCCAATTTCTGAGTTTGTTCCAATTGAAGAGTTCAAAGATCTCAAAGATTTAAATTTCAGCTTAAAAGTGAACGATGAAGTTAAACAACAGGGCAACACCAAATTGATGCTCTTTAGTTTCGACGAAATCATTGTTTACATCTCTAAGTTTATTACACTAAAGCAAGGAGACATTATTTTCACCGGAACACCAGAAGGCGTTGGCCCAGTACAAATCGGAGATACACTAGAAGGATTTATTGAAGATAAAAGCTTCTTTAAATTTGATATAAAATAA
- a CDS encoding sensor histidine kinase yields the protein MSATLIALLIIYQIHNLYYYVENTNRKLTRFLEYIKYSDFASGFAADNRLGKSFRELNDAFNEVLEAFREARSEKEEHLQYLNTVVKHVGIGLISFDTDGKIELLNPAACRLLFISNILTLNELADMHPELTEIIRDLVPGGSSLFRNNEKQLAIQATEIRLRGKSFKLISLQNIQNELQQKELEAWQNLTSVLRHEIMNSIAPISSLVSTLNDIFEEELPENYQDQEFVEINNEIVDDIREALSTIDRRSKGLIKFINAYKEFTHIPKPKFKLVSVKDLIENIVQLLRNDLKQKQIQFDYHIDQPGIKVSIDPELIEMVLINLIKNAAQAVNGKENPTVQLISKVDENQHVTILVIDNGPGIIPEAIDQIFIPFYTTKKDGSGIGLSLSRQIMQLHKGSLTVHSNLNERTEFKLTF from the coding sequence TTGAGTGCAACCCTTATAGCTCTACTTATTATCTACCAAATACATAACCTATATTATTATGTAGAAAACACTAACAGAAAACTTACGAGATTTCTTGAATATATTAAATACTCAGATTTTGCTTCTGGTTTTGCAGCAGATAACCGTTTGGGTAAAAGTTTTAGAGAGCTTAACGATGCATTTAACGAAGTTTTAGAAGCTTTTAGAGAAGCTCGCTCTGAAAAAGAAGAGCATTTGCAATACCTCAATACTGTAGTAAAGCATGTTGGTATTGGACTCATCTCTTTCGATACTGATGGAAAAATAGAATTATTGAATCCAGCTGCATGTAGACTTTTATTTATAAGTAATATTCTTACTCTGAATGAGCTGGCAGATATGCACCCCGAACTTACAGAGATAATTAGAGATTTAGTTCCTGGTGGAAGTTCTCTATTTAGAAATAATGAAAAACAACTGGCTATACAAGCAACAGAGATTAGGTTAAGAGGAAAAAGTTTTAAATTAATTTCGCTTCAAAATATTCAAAACGAGCTACAACAAAAAGAGTTAGAAGCTTGGCAGAATCTTACCAGCGTGCTTCGCCACGAAATAATGAATTCCATCGCTCCTATCTCTTCACTTGTATCGACACTTAACGATATTTTTGAAGAAGAACTTCCAGAAAATTACCAAGATCAAGAATTTGTAGAGATTAATAATGAAATAGTTGATGATATTAGAGAAGCATTATCAACAATAGACAGACGTAGTAAAGGACTAATAAAATTTATTAATGCCTATAAAGAATTTACACATATACCAAAACCTAAGTTTAAACTAGTTTCTGTTAAAGATTTAATTGAAAACATAGTCCAATTATTAAGAAATGATTTAAAACAGAAGCAAATTCAATTCGATTATCATATCGATCAACCTGGTATTAAGGTTTCTATTGATCCAGAATTAATAGAAATGGTTTTAATCAACTTAATTAAAAATGCTGCTCAGGCAGTTAATGGTAAAGAAAATCCTACAGTTCAACTAATAAGTAAAGTTGATGAAAACCAACATGTAACTATTTTAGTGATAGATAATGGCCCTGGTATAATTCCAGAAGCTATAGACCAAATTTTCATTCCATTCTACACTACAAAAAAAGATGGTTCAGGCATCGGGCTGAGTCTTTCCAGACAAATTATGCAACTCCATAAAGGCTCTCTAACAGTACATTCTAACCTAAATGAAAGAACTGAGTTTAAACTTACATTTTAA
- a CDS encoding ABC transporter ATP-binding protein, which produces MSNSIIRTKSLKKMYTTEEIETTALNSVNMEIKTGEFVAIMGPSGCGKSTLLNIMGLLDNPTSGEYWFLDKEVSSFSERQRSELRKGKIGFIFQSFNLIDELTVFENVELPLLYLKVPAKERKEKAEKVLEQMNIMNRRNHFPQQLSGGQQQRVAIARAVIANPPLILADEPTGNLDSAHGEEVMNLLTDLNKAGTTIVMVTHSPHDSNFAHRVIHLFDGQVVTENIKEQFHV; this is translated from the coding sequence ATGTCTAACTCGATTATCCGTACTAAAAGCCTGAAAAAGATGTACACGACAGAGGAGATAGAAACTACTGCTCTTAATAGTGTAAATATGGAAATTAAAACTGGTGAGTTTGTTGCCATTATGGGGCCTTCAGGTTGTGGTAAATCAACTTTGCTTAACATTATGGGGCTACTCGATAACCCAACTTCTGGTGAATATTGGTTTTTAGATAAAGAAGTTTCTAGCTTTTCTGAAAGACAAAGATCTGAGTTAAGAAAAGGTAAAATCGGATTTATTTTCCAAAGTTTTAATCTTATTGATGAGCTTACAGTATTCGAAAATGTAGAACTTCCATTACTCTACTTAAAAGTTCCTGCAAAAGAAAGAAAAGAAAAAGCGGAGAAAGTGTTGGAGCAAATGAATATAATGAATAGAAGGAATCACTTCCCTCAACAATTATCAGGTGGACAGCAACAAAGAGTTGCAATTGCTAGAGCTGTAATTGCAAATCCTCCTCTTATATTAGCGGATGAGCCAACTGGTAATCTTGACTCTGCGCACGGTGAAGAAGTGATGAATTTATTAACTGATTTAAATAAAGCAGGTACTACTATTGTAATGGTAACTCACTCACCTCACGACTCAAATTTTGCACATAGAGTTATTCACTTATTCGATGGTCAGGTAGTTACAGAAAATATTAAAGAACAATTTCATGTGTAA
- a CDS encoding efflux RND transporter periplasmic adaptor subunit, translating into MDRKIKKKKWTVKRIITVSFGVVVVSGILYSFIFADRRSKLNVDKDKITISTVKYGSYQDFIPQTGTVLPIETRYLDIIRGGTIRKIVKESGAIVEKGDTILLLANDQLEREVMTQETSLYEQLNIGRQTQLQLETNSLNLESQLAAIDNEIALGKPQYERYKKLYEQGMVSQREFEEVEKPYLYNLRLRELQYSSFKKDSLNKEYRRNQQEMINRRMAKSLDAVGNILDNLIIRAPIDGQLATPDLELGQNVSQGERVGQVDVLDNFKVRVSIDELYLPRIEKGLIGRFDYTGKTYTLKITKIFPNIEEGRFQVDMEFVGETPQGIKRGYSPRIKIDLGNPAQATLLPVGGFYSSTGGNWVYVVDESGSKAVKKNIRIGRKNTDYFEILDGLQEGERVITSSYDNFGDNEVLVLKE; encoded by the coding sequence ATGGATAGAAAGATAAAAAAGAAAAAATGGACAGTAAAAAGAATTATCACTGTAAGTTTTGGTGTAGTGGTAGTTTCGGGCATTTTATACAGTTTCATTTTTGCTGATCGAAGATCTAAATTGAATGTTGATAAGGATAAGATTACTATTTCAACCGTAAAATATGGTTCTTATCAAGATTTTATTCCTCAAACAGGTACAGTTCTGCCAATAGAAACCCGCTATTTAGATATTATTAGAGGCGGAACAATTAGAAAGATTGTAAAAGAATCTGGTGCAATTGTAGAAAAGGGAGATACTATCCTTTTATTGGCTAATGATCAACTTGAAAGAGAGGTTATGACTCAAGAAACTTCGTTGTATGAACAGCTTAATATTGGCCGCCAAACCCAACTTCAACTAGAAACTAACTCATTAAACTTAGAGTCTCAATTAGCTGCCATAGATAATGAAATAGCATTAGGTAAACCACAGTATGAAAGATATAAAAAATTGTATGAGCAAGGTATGGTTTCTCAAAGAGAGTTTGAAGAAGTAGAAAAACCATATTTATATAATCTTAGGTTAAGAGAGCTACAGTATTCATCCTTCAAAAAGGACTCACTTAACAAAGAATATAGAAGAAATCAGCAAGAGATGATTAACAGACGTATGGCTAAAAGTTTAGATGCTGTAGGTAATATTCTTGATAACTTAATTATTCGTGCACCAATTGATGGGCAGTTAGCTACACCAGATTTAGAGCTTGGCCAAAATGTTTCTCAGGGTGAGCGTGTAGGTCAAGTTGATGTTCTCGATAACTTTAAAGTAAGAGTAAGTATAGATGAGCTTTACCTACCAAGAATTGAAAAAGGCTTAATCGGTAGGTTCGATTATACAGGTAAGACCTATACTTTAAAAATTACTAAGATTTTTCCAAATATAGAAGAAGGCCGTTTTCAAGTTGATATGGAATTTGTTGGTGAAACTCCTCAAGGAATTAAAAGAGGTTATTCTCCTAGAATTAAGATCGATTTAGGTAATCCTGCTCAAGCTACATTACTTCCAGTTGGTGGTTTCTATTCTAGCACAGGTGGCAACTGGGTGTATGTTGTTGATGAATCTGGCAGTAAAGCTGTGAAAAAGAATATCAGAATAGGTAGAAAAAATACGGACTATTTCGAAATCTTAGATGGTTTGCAAGAAGGAGAAAGAGTTATCACTTCATCTTACGATAACTTCGGAGACAACGAAGTACTAGTATTAAAAGAATAG
- the truB gene encoding tRNA pseudouridine(55) synthase TruB → MTEDKLYNQAFDFAAGEVLLIDKPYEWTSFDVVKKIRNAIKIKKVGHAGTLDPLATGLLIVCTGKKTKTINQIQDQEKVYTGKMVLGKTTPSFDLETEIQDVADVDDLTDEQIHNACGNFIGEIDQIPPLFSAIKVQGKRAYTHARNNEKVELKSRKIHIYSFEIKEINLPEVSFYVKCSKGTYIRSLTRDFGELLGKGAYLSELRRTHIGDYKVEDAYQLDDFIKYLKK, encoded by the coding sequence TTGACTGAAGATAAGTTATATAATCAAGCTTTTGATTTTGCAGCTGGAGAGGTCTTGTTAATTGACAAACCGTATGAATGGACATCTTTTGATGTTGTAAAAAAAATCAGAAATGCCATTAAAATAAAGAAGGTTGGCCATGCGGGTACGCTTGATCCACTGGCAACTGGTTTATTAATTGTTTGTACTGGTAAGAAAACTAAGACTATCAATCAAATTCAAGATCAGGAAAAAGTTTATACGGGTAAAATGGTTTTAGGTAAAACTACACCTTCATTTGACCTAGAAACTGAAATTCAAGATGTAGCCGATGTTGATGATCTTACAGACGAGCAAATTCATAATGCTTGTGGAAATTTCATTGGTGAAATAGATCAAATTCCTCCACTTTTTTCTGCGATAAAGGTTCAGGGAAAAAGAGCATATACTCATGCTCGAAATAACGAAAAGGTTGAACTAAAATCTAGAAAAATACATATATATAGTTTTGAGATTAAAGAGATAAATTTGCCAGAAGTATCTTTTTATGTAAAATGCTCAAAAGGAACATATATAAGAAGTCTGACTAGAGATTTTGGTGAATTACTAGGAAAAGGTGCATATCTCTCTGAACTTAGAAGAACTCATATTGGTGATTATAAAGTTGAAGATGCTTACCAGCTAGATGATTTTATCAAGTATCTGAAGAAATAG